In Nocardioides dokdonensis FR1436, the following are encoded in one genomic region:
- a CDS encoding NUDIX hydrolase, with product MSLHADALGVLEAWAAPDAAQDALRERYVTHLRTHPDGVRREGRPDHLTASTLVLSEDGQQVLLTLHAKARRWFQLGGHCEDGDPTLAAAALREASEESALRGLRLDPRPVQLSAHPVPFCGGTPERPVQHLDVRFLAVAVAGEQHAVSEESLDVRWWPADALPDPEPDLVALVSLARARWGGTQSISSLPSAGPPRAASDQPCR from the coding sequence GTGAGCCTGCACGCCGACGCACTGGGGGTGCTCGAGGCCTGGGCCGCCCCCGACGCCGCGCAGGACGCCCTGCGCGAGCGGTACGTCACCCACCTGCGCACCCACCCGGACGGCGTGCGCCGGGAGGGTCGGCCCGACCACCTGACCGCCAGCACCCTCGTGCTCAGCGAGGACGGGCAGCAGGTGCTGCTCACCTTGCACGCCAAGGCGCGACGCTGGTTCCAGCTCGGTGGGCACTGCGAGGACGGTGACCCGACCCTGGCCGCAGCCGCGCTGCGCGAGGCGAGCGAGGAGTCCGCGCTGCGCGGGCTGCGGCTCGACCCGCGACCGGTGCAGCTCAGCGCGCACCCGGTGCCGTTCTGCGGCGGGACGCCCGAACGGCCCGTGCAGCACCTCGACGTCCGCTTCCTGGCGGTGGCCGTCGCCGGCGAGCAGCACGCCGTGAGCGAGGAGTCGCTCGACGTGCGCTGGTGGCCGGCCGACGCGCTGCCCGACCCCGAGCCGGACCTGGTCGCGCTCGTATCGCTGGCCCGCGCCCGGTGGGGCGGGACTCAGTCGATCTCGTCGCTTCCCTCGGCCGGACCGCCTCGGGCGGCGTCCGACCAGCCCTGCAGGTAA
- a CDS encoding zinc-dependent metalloprotease — MSDNPGDGDDEQQNPFKGTPFEHLFGAGGLGGPGGPGGPGGQMPDLSQLFGGQMPDLGQILGQIQSLMQPYDGPVNWTLAVDTARKTVAQQPDPSPTQRQKDAVSDALGLADHWLDTATDLPSAITSTAAWSRAEWVEGTADVWRGLVEPVAAQSVQSISAALPDDAQAMSGPLVGMLGTFIGSMMGSQTGSGIGTLASEVLSVSDVGLPLAPAGRAALLPANIEAFTEGLDVGYDDVLLYLALREAAHQRLYGSVPWLREHVLGAVRDYGRGVDINVEAMQARIEEQMRGLDPSNPEAMAQLLQGGLFDLPKSPMQEAALQRLEVVLALVEGWVDEVVGQATEARMPNAARLQEAVRRRRAAGGPAEETFAALVGLELRPRRLRDASTLWGSLRSRQGAEARDGVWMHPDLLPTSADLDDPLGFRDDATAPEALSDEDFDAELSKLLGGGPDDTDTDTDTDTE, encoded by the coding sequence ATGAGCGACAACCCCGGAGACGGCGACGACGAGCAGCAGAACCCCTTCAAGGGCACGCCGTTCGAGCACCTCTTCGGTGCCGGCGGACTGGGCGGTCCCGGGGGTCCGGGCGGCCCCGGCGGCCAGATGCCCGACCTCAGCCAGCTCTTCGGCGGCCAGATGCCGGACCTGGGCCAGATCCTCGGCCAGATCCAGTCCCTGATGCAGCCCTACGACGGGCCGGTGAACTGGACCCTGGCGGTCGACACGGCGCGCAAGACCGTCGCCCAGCAGCCCGACCCGAGCCCGACGCAGCGGCAGAAGGACGCCGTCTCCGACGCGCTGGGCCTGGCCGACCACTGGCTCGACACCGCCACCGACCTGCCCTCGGCGATCACCAGCACCGCCGCGTGGAGCCGAGCCGAGTGGGTCGAGGGCACCGCCGACGTCTGGCGCGGCCTGGTCGAGCCGGTCGCCGCCCAGTCGGTGCAGTCGATCTCGGCCGCGCTGCCCGACGATGCGCAGGCCATGTCCGGCCCGCTGGTCGGCATGCTCGGCACGTTCATCGGTTCGATGATGGGCAGCCAGACCGGTTCCGGCATCGGCACCCTGGCCTCGGAGGTCCTCAGCGTCTCCGACGTCGGTCTGCCCCTCGCGCCCGCCGGCCGCGCCGCCCTGCTGCCGGCCAACATCGAGGCGTTCACCGAGGGCCTCGACGTGGGCTACGACGACGTGCTGCTCTACCTGGCGCTGCGCGAGGCCGCCCACCAGCGCCTCTACGGCAGCGTGCCGTGGCTGCGAGAGCACGTGCTCGGCGCGGTGCGCGACTACGGCCGCGGCGTCGACATCAACGTGGAAGCCATGCAGGCGCGCATCGAGGAGCAGATGCGGGGGCTGGACCCCTCGAACCCCGAGGCGATGGCCCAGCTGCTCCAGGGCGGGCTCTTCGACCTGCCCAAGTCGCCGATGCAGGAGGCCGCGCTGCAACGCCTCGAGGTCGTGCTCGCCCTCGTCGAGGGGTGGGTCGACGAGGTCGTCGGGCAGGCCACCGAGGCCCGGATGCCCAACGCCGCCCGGCTCCAGGAGGCCGTACGCCGCCGCCGCGCGGCCGGCGGCCCCGCGGAGGAGACCTTCGCGGCGCTGGTCGGCCTCGAGCTGCGCCCGCGCCGCCTGCGCGACGCCTCCACCCTGTGGGGCTCGCTGCGCAGCCGCCAGGGGGCCGAGGCCCGCGACGGGGTGTGGATGCACCCCGACCTGCTGCCCACCTCCGCGGACCTCGACGACCCGCTGGGCTTCCGCGACGACGCCACCGCGCCGGAGGCGCTCAGCGACGAGGACTTCGACGCCGAGCTGTCCAAGCTGCTCGGCGGTGGGCCCGACGACACCGACACCGACACCGACACCGACACCGAGTGA
- a CDS encoding helix-turn-helix transcriptional regulator: protein METVKETLSVGGRRPLAAQESERILEDVVTDMSEHATPPSDEPLPTERRRLALTPATMNIAQAAAYIGIAKSTLYTWRTRRPGFGPRAVKAGGALRYRRSDLDAWIEAHAETLDLEAEMDIDDNGRGSRGDHLATSSTLGSMSRRSRPRRR from the coding sequence ATGGAAACGGTGAAGGAGACCCTCAGCGTCGGCGGCCGCCGACCGCTAGCTGCTCAGGAGAGCGAACGCATCCTTGAGGATGTCGTCACAGACATGAGCGAACACGCCACGCCGCCTTCCGACGAGCCCCTCCCGACAGAACGCCGCCGGCTCGCACTCACCCCTGCCACGATGAACATTGCGCAAGCGGCTGCCTACATCGGGATCGCGAAGTCGACGCTCTATACCTGGCGCACGCGACGCCCGGGGTTCGGACCACGCGCGGTGAAGGCGGGCGGTGCACTGCGGTACCGCCGTTCGGATCTTGATGCTTGGATCGAGGCCCACGCCGAGACACTGGATCTCGAAGCGGAAATGGACATCGACGACAACGGCCGGGGCTCGAGGGGTGACCACCTAGCAACATCCAGCACGCTAGGTTCCATGTCGCGACGGTCCCGTCCACGGCGTCGGTAG
- a CDS encoding PPA1309 family protein produces MNEPVDEDLNEPAVPENQLADLDVDPALAAAVLEIEQHASQGGWDQPARLYALVDTAQLVVHEPALASAMGLDASSEQGSLTPIEQDQLDPGQQLERVLETIAWPGQVTGCAAVVERLVLPPEADPEIPEDPDEAAAYAREHPARQELRMVAGVTREGSTYCAMRFRSHDDDTKVVGGADLVPALLELLAATLTDEQ; encoded by the coding sequence ATGAACGAGCCCGTGGACGAGGACCTGAACGAACCCGCTGTGCCGGAGAACCAGCTCGCCGACCTCGACGTCGACCCCGCGCTCGCCGCGGCGGTGCTCGAGATCGAGCAGCACGCCAGCCAGGGCGGCTGGGACCAGCCCGCCCGGCTCTACGCCCTCGTCGACACCGCCCAGCTCGTCGTGCACGAGCCGGCGCTGGCCTCGGCGATGGGACTCGACGCGTCGTCGGAGCAGGGCTCGCTGACCCCCATCGAGCAGGACCAGCTCGACCCCGGGCAGCAGCTCGAGCGGGTGCTGGAGACCATCGCCTGGCCCGGCCAGGTCACCGGCTGCGCCGCGGTGGTCGAGCGCCTCGTGCTGCCCCCCGAGGCGGACCCCGAGATCCCCGAGGACCCCGACGAGGCGGCGGCGTACGCCCGGGAGCACCCGGCGCGCCAGGAGCTGCGGATGGTGGCCGGCGTGACCCGTGAGGGGTCGACGTACTGCGCCATGCGCTTCCGCAGCCACGACGACGACACGAAGGTGGTGGGCGGTGCCGACCTGGTGCCCGCGCTCCTGGAGCTGCTGGCCGCCACCCTGACCGACGAGCAGTAG
- a CDS encoding UPF0182 family protein, with translation MSETLGPEPPAPAPQAPATNGRSRALVITAGVLIALFFGLTTFSGFYTDRMWYRSGGFGSVFSTMLWTRVALFAVFGLVMAVVVAVNVMVAYRLRPMFVGMPDANGMGRYRDAISPIRRWVVLGIAAVLAVFSGTSGAGAWRTYLLWRNGSDFGTEDAQFGRDIGFFVFDLPWLHFMVDFAMAVFVVSLLAAALTHYLYGGISLQTPGDRMSGAAQAQLSLLLGLFVLAKGADYWLDRFDLVSQAGGLITGITYTDDNAVLPAKNILLGISIICAVLFFLNVWRRTWMLPSVGIALLALSAILLGVIWPGIVQQFQVNPSEPNRERDYIARNIEATRAAYDLTDVEVEQYTPDATLGSSLAQLDGETKSIPLVDPQVVRPAFEQTQQVRSYYSVADVLDVDRYDIDGTERALVLGVRELNPAGVPDQNWSNLATVYTHGNGIIAAYANQRDRTDSEQIDTEADSGEDVGIEWAQGTQSSEQDLQDATGGFEQQVYYGEQSPTYSVVGKAEEGDEDIELNLPTVGSEDDSTLTTFTGDGDAPVGSVFNKLMFAIKFGEPNFLLSDRVNSGSKVLYDRNPSQRVEKAAPWLTVDSDPYPAVVDGRILWIVDGYTVTDRYPGSERESFDEMTDDALATETTGLQTLPTDEINYMRNAVKATVDAYTGQVTLYEWDTEDPILKAWQGAFPGTVEPREEISDELLDHLRYPEDLFKVQRYQFARYHVTDPGDWYQSNDRWEVPEDPDVSGTFQPPYRVFVDNPLVAGNDEKFALTSVYVPYKKNNLASFVSVNSDAASDEYGDMSVLQLPNEQTPGPALVANQFSSDQDVADALAQFNRSGARVLRGNLLTLPVNDGLMYVQPVYALRELSDASFPILRYVLTKYGDNIGLGTTLRDSLEDLIRSSGITPDTSGTGGGKGDKGDQGGQTDPEAPSGPVSEQIDDLLAQAEAAFEAADKAFADGDLGAYQDSVKEAQDLIGQALELSSAGSGSSAGEGAGDGSTDAPSDSPTEDSSGG, from the coding sequence GTGAGCGAGACCCTCGGCCCCGAGCCGCCGGCACCCGCCCCCCAGGCCCCCGCGACGAACGGGCGCTCACGCGCCCTCGTGATCACCGCTGGAGTGCTGATCGCGCTGTTCTTCGGGCTGACCACCTTCTCCGGCTTCTACACCGACCGCATGTGGTACCGCTCCGGTGGCTTCGGCAGCGTCTTCTCGACGATGCTGTGGACCCGGGTGGCGCTGTTCGCGGTGTTCGGCCTGGTGATGGCCGTCGTCGTGGCGGTGAACGTGATGGTGGCCTACCGGCTGCGGCCGATGTTCGTGGGCATGCCCGACGCCAACGGGATGGGGCGCTACCGCGACGCGATCAGCCCGATCCGGCGCTGGGTGGTGCTCGGCATCGCCGCCGTGCTGGCAGTCTTCTCCGGCACCTCGGGCGCCGGCGCCTGGCGCACCTACCTGCTGTGGCGCAACGGCAGCGACTTCGGCACCGAGGACGCCCAGTTCGGCCGCGACATCGGCTTCTTCGTGTTCGACCTGCCCTGGCTGCACTTCATGGTCGACTTCGCGATGGCGGTCTTCGTCGTCTCGCTGCTCGCCGCGGCGCTGACCCACTACCTGTACGGCGGCATCTCGCTGCAGACGCCCGGCGACCGGATGAGCGGGGCCGCGCAGGCGCAGCTCTCGCTCCTGCTCGGCCTGTTCGTGCTGGCCAAGGGTGCCGACTACTGGCTGGACCGCTTCGACCTGGTCAGCCAGGCAGGAGGGTTGATCACCGGCATCACCTACACCGACGACAACGCGGTGCTGCCGGCGAAGAACATCCTGCTGGGCATCTCGATCATCTGTGCGGTGCTGTTCTTCCTCAACGTGTGGCGCCGCACCTGGATGCTGCCCTCGGTGGGCATCGCCCTGCTGGCGCTCTCGGCGATCCTGCTCGGCGTCATCTGGCCGGGCATCGTCCAGCAGTTCCAGGTCAACCCCTCGGAGCCGAACCGCGAGCGTGACTACATAGCGCGCAACATCGAGGCGACCAGGGCGGCGTACGACCTCACCGACGTGGAAGTCGAGCAGTACACACCCGATGCGACGCTCGGCTCGTCGCTGGCCCAGCTGGACGGCGAGACCAAGTCGATCCCGCTGGTCGACCCGCAGGTGGTCCGCCCGGCCTTCGAGCAGACCCAGCAGGTGCGGTCCTACTACTCCGTGGCCGACGTCCTCGACGTGGACCGCTACGACATCGACGGCACCGAGCGAGCCCTGGTCCTGGGGGTGCGCGAGCTGAACCCCGCGGGCGTGCCCGACCAGAACTGGTCGAACCTCGCCACGGTCTACACCCACGGCAACGGCATCATCGCCGCCTACGCCAACCAGCGCGACCGCACCGACTCCGAGCAGATCGACACCGAGGCCGACTCCGGAGAGGACGTCGGCATCGAGTGGGCGCAGGGCACCCAGTCCAGCGAGCAGGACCTGCAGGACGCCACCGGCGGGTTCGAGCAGCAGGTCTACTACGGCGAGCAGAGCCCGACGTACTCCGTGGTCGGCAAGGCCGAGGAGGGCGACGAGGACATCGAGCTCAACCTGCCGACCGTCGGCTCCGAGGACGACTCGACGCTCACGACCTTCACGGGCGACGGCGACGCGCCGGTGGGCAGCGTCTTCAACAAGCTGATGTTCGCCATCAAGTTCGGGGAGCCGAACTTCCTGCTCTCCGACCGGGTGAACTCCGGGTCCAAGGTGCTCTACGACCGCAACCCCAGCCAGCGCGTCGAGAAGGCCGCGCCGTGGCTGACCGTCGACTCCGACCCCTACCCGGCGGTCGTCGACGGCCGGATCCTGTGGATCGTCGACGGCTACACCGTCACCGACCGCTACCCCGGTTCGGAGCGGGAGTCCTTCGACGAGATGACCGACGACGCGCTCGCCACGGAGACCACCGGTCTCCAGACGCTGCCGACCGACGAGATCAACTACATGCGCAACGCGGTCAAGGCGACGGTCGACGCCTACACCGGCCAGGTGACCCTCTACGAGTGGGACACCGAGGACCCGATCCTCAAGGCGTGGCAGGGGGCCTTCCCGGGCACCGTGGAGCCCCGCGAGGAGATCTCGGACGAGCTGCTGGACCACCTGCGCTACCCCGAGGACCTCTTCAAGGTGCAGCGCTACCAGTTCGCCCGCTACCACGTCACCGACCCCGGTGACTGGTACCAGAGCAACGACCGCTGGGAGGTGCCCGAGGACCCCGACGTCAGCGGCACGTTCCAGCCGCCGTACCGGGTGTTCGTGGACAACCCGCTGGTGGCGGGCAACGACGAGAAGTTCGCGCTGACCTCGGTCTACGTGCCCTACAAGAAGAACAACCTGGCCTCGTTCGTGTCGGTGAACTCCGACGCGGCCAGCGACGAGTACGGCGACATGAGCGTGCTCCAGCTGCCCAACGAGCAGACCCCGGGCCCGGCCCTGGTGGCCAACCAGTTCTCCTCCGACCAGGACGTCGCCGACGCGCTGGCCCAGTTCAACCGCTCGGGTGCCCGTGTGCTGCGGGGCAACCTGCTGACGCTGCCGGTCAACGACGGGCTGATGTACGTGCAGCCGGTCTACGCGCTGCGTGAGCTGTCGGACGCCAGCTTCCCGATCCTGCGCTACGTGCTGACCAAGTACGGCGACAACATCGGGCTCGGCACCACGCTGCGCGACTCGCTGGAGGACCTGATCCGCTCCTCCGGCATCACTCCCGACACCAGCGGCACCGGTGGCGGCAAGGGTGACAAGGGGGACCAGGGCGGTCAGACGGACCCCGAGGCCCCGAGTGGTCCTGTCAGCGAGCAGATCGACGACCTGCTCGCGCAGGCCGAGGCCGCGTTCGAGGCTGCCGACAAGGCCTTCGCCGACGGCGACCTGGGCGCCTACCAGGACAGCGTCAAGGAGGCCCAGGACCTCATCGGTCAGGCGCTCGAGCTCTCGAGCGCCGGCTCCGGGAGCAGCGCGGGGGAGGGGGCCGGCGACGGCTCCACCGACGCGCCGAGCGACAGCCCGACCGAGGACTCCAGCGGCGGCTGA
- a CDS encoding M48 family metallopeptidase: protein MAVLPDSRPDDDPRPRTGSACPPEVEVRRSTRRRRTVSAYRDGERIVVLVPASLSRAEEAEWVRTMVARIERSEQRRRRSDEDLVRRARSLSDRFLGGLAVPESVRWVENQSSRWGSCTPGDRTIRLSVRLQQMPQWVVDYVLVHELAHLVETQHNDRFWAWVDNYPQAERAKGYLQGWSDAARGGPAEGSDEID from the coding sequence ATGGCGGTCCTGCCGGACTCCCGGCCCGACGACGACCCGCGCCCGCGGACGGGGTCCGCCTGCCCTCCTGAGGTCGAGGTACGACGCTCGACGCGCCGGCGCCGCACGGTGTCGGCGTACCGAGACGGCGAGCGGATCGTGGTGCTGGTCCCGGCCTCGCTGAGCCGCGCCGAGGAGGCCGAGTGGGTGCGCACGATGGTCGCGCGCATCGAGCGCTCCGAGCAGCGCCGCCGGCGCAGCGACGAGGACCTCGTGCGCCGGGCCCGCAGCCTCTCCGACCGCTTCCTCGGTGGCCTCGCGGTGCCCGAGTCGGTGCGGTGGGTGGAGAACCAGTCCTCGCGATGGGGATCCTGCACACCGGGGGACCGCACCATCCGGCTCTCGGTGCGGCTGCAGCAGATGCCGCAGTGGGTGGTCGACTACGTCCTCGTCCACGAGCTGGCCCACCTGGTCGAGACCCAGCACAACGACCGGTTCTGGGCCTGGGTGGACAACTACCCGCAGGCCGAGCGGGCCAAGGGTTACCTGCAGGGCTGGTCGGACGCCGCCCGAGGCGGTCCGGCCGAGGGAAGCGACGAGATCGACTGA
- a CDS encoding DUF5679 domain-containing protein — protein MAETWSGEFYCVKCKEKREAEGEVKVNDKGTRMAKAVCPVCGTNLNRILGKA, from the coding sequence ATGGCGGAGACCTGGAGCGGCGAGTTCTACTGCGTGAAGTGCAAGGAGAAGCGCGAGGCGGAGGGCGAGGTCAAGGTGAACGACAAGGGCACCCGCATGGCCAAGGCCGTGTGCCCCGTCTGCGGCACCAACCTCAACCGCATCCTCGGCAAGGCCTGA
- a CDS encoding molybdenum cofactor biosynthesis protein MoaE has translation MSSSAPPPARPGPPVVRLVDLRETPLDVEEVLASLDDDAAGGLTLFVGRVRDHDGGKGVVGLDYSAHPTALARLREVCERVAADHDVHGVAAVHRTGSLAIGDIAVVVATVAGHRGQAFDASRDLIDTLKAEVPIWKHQRFTDGDDEWVGTP, from the coding sequence GTGAGCAGCAGCGCACCGCCTCCGGCCCGTCCAGGACCCCCCGTCGTCCGTCTCGTCGACCTGCGCGAGACCCCGCTGGACGTCGAGGAGGTGCTCGCCTCGCTCGACGACGACGCCGCCGGCGGACTGACCCTCTTCGTGGGCCGGGTGCGTGACCACGACGGTGGCAAGGGCGTGGTCGGTCTCGACTACTCCGCCCACCCCACCGCGCTGGCCCGGCTGCGCGAGGTGTGCGAGCGGGTCGCCGCCGACCACGACGTCCACGGCGTCGCCGCGGTGCACCGCACCGGGTCGCTGGCCATCGGCGACATCGCGGTCGTCGTCGCCACCGTCGCCGGTCACCGTGGCCAGGCCTTCGACGCCTCCCGGGACCTGATCGACACCCTCAAGGCCGAGGTCCCCATCTGGAAGCACCAGCGCTTCACCGACGGCGACGACGAGTGGGTCGGCACGCCCTGA
- a CDS encoding PHP domain-containing protein — translation MAEHESYDGGPVAALRRIAFLLERGRQDTYKVKAFRAAAAAILPLGEDAVAAAVADGTLRRIEGVGASTAKVVEQAVRGELPERLARAEAEHGGPLVEGGEELHALLRGDLHSHSDWSDGGSPIEEMAFSAIELGREYQVLTDHSPRLKIARGLSAERLARQLDVVDAVNDHLAGLSGAGFTLLKGIEVDILDDGSLDQSDDMLDRLDVRVASVHSKLQMDADAMTRRMLAAVRNPRVDVLGHCTGRLVTGGRGTRAESAFDARAVFEACAESGTAVEINSRPERRDPPTRLLELARDLGCVFAIDSDAHAPGQLDFLAYGAERAAAAGIGAERIVNTWSKEHLLAWVKG, via the coding sequence GTGGCCGAGCACGAGTCCTACGACGGTGGCCCGGTGGCCGCGCTGCGCCGCATCGCGTTCCTGCTCGAGCGGGGCCGCCAGGACACCTACAAGGTCAAGGCGTTCCGGGCCGCCGCGGCGGCGATCCTGCCGCTGGGCGAGGACGCGGTGGCCGCGGCGGTCGCCGACGGCACGCTGCGCCGGATCGAGGGCGTGGGTGCCAGCACCGCGAAGGTGGTCGAGCAGGCGGTGCGGGGCGAGCTGCCGGAGCGGCTCGCGCGCGCCGAGGCCGAGCACGGCGGCCCGCTCGTCGAGGGCGGTGAGGAGCTGCACGCCCTGCTGCGCGGCGACCTGCACTCGCACTCGGACTGGTCCGACGGCGGTTCGCCGATCGAGGAGATGGCCTTCAGCGCGATCGAGCTGGGGCGGGAGTACCAGGTGCTGACCGACCACTCGCCGCGGCTGAAGATCGCTCGCGGGCTCTCGGCCGAGCGGCTGGCGCGCCAGCTCGACGTCGTCGACGCCGTCAACGACCACCTGGCCGGGCTCTCCGGGGCGGGGTTCACGCTGCTCAAGGGCATCGAGGTCGACATCCTCGACGACGGGAGCCTCGACCAGAGCGACGACATGCTCGACCGGCTCGACGTCCGGGTCGCCAGCGTGCACTCGAAGCTCCAGATGGACGCCGACGCGATGACCCGGCGGATGCTCGCCGCGGTGCGCAACCCGCGCGTCGACGTCCTCGGGCACTGCACCGGCCGGCTGGTCACCGGCGGTCGCGGCACCCGCGCCGAGTCGGCCTTCGACGCCCGGGCCGTCTTCGAGGCGTGCGCCGAGTCGGGCACGGCCGTGGAGATCAACTCCCGACCCGAGCGCCGTGACCCGCCGACCCGCCTGCTGGAGCTGGCGCGGGACCTCGGCTGCGTGTTCGCCATCGACTCCGACGCGCACGCCCCGGGGCAGCTCGACTTCCTCGCCTACGGCGCCGAGCGGGCGGCAGCGGCCGGGATCGGGGCGGAACGGATCGTCAACACCTGGTCCAAGGAGCACCTGCTGGCCTGGGTCAAGGGTTAG
- a CDS encoding tyrosine-type recombinase/integrase: MARPPLPIGTFGTITTKEVRPGVYRARTRFRDFDGVTREIKGTGRSAAAAVRELKVKIADRSAPSGDLIGPDMRISQVADIWLSLYRAEQRSEATTANEYQRIIENVINPAIGNIRLREATAGRLERLIRSQDSHSRRKKTKTVLKMMFDAAVIDDALPANPVSSTSRLRGQKKDVQALSVEDLNAVRSAVDAWMTKKRPGPKPNQDMPDIVDLLLATGCRIGEVLAIRWTDIDLSATPPTVSISGTIKTETGKGTYRKPKPKSDASKRTIALPPFAVDVLMRRRIEQRPNHYNAVFATRNGTWHQVGNIERRWRTIRADTGFDWVTPHTFRKTVATLIDRLVDSDTAARVLGHSSDAITKEFYIEKDRTTPDVTHILQSFAGKATTTPSDD, from the coding sequence ATGGCTCGCCCCCCGCTGCCCATCGGAACATTCGGGACCATCACGACGAAGGAGGTGCGTCCCGGCGTGTATCGCGCGCGAACGCGCTTCCGCGACTTCGACGGCGTCACGCGCGAAATCAAGGGGACCGGTCGAAGCGCCGCCGCCGCAGTACGAGAACTCAAAGTCAAGATCGCCGACCGAAGCGCCCCATCCGGTGACCTCATCGGCCCCGACATGCGAATCAGCCAAGTGGCCGACATCTGGCTCTCGCTGTATCGCGCCGAACAGCGCTCCGAGGCAACTACCGCGAACGAGTACCAACGCATCATCGAAAACGTCATCAATCCAGCCATCGGCAACATTCGCCTGCGCGAGGCAACAGCTGGGCGCCTGGAACGGCTCATCAGGTCGCAGGACTCCCACAGCCGCCGAAAGAAGACCAAGACGGTCCTCAAGATGATGTTCGACGCCGCGGTTATCGACGATGCGCTCCCGGCCAACCCGGTCTCCTCCACATCTCGGCTTCGAGGGCAGAAGAAGGACGTCCAAGCGCTCTCGGTGGAGGATCTCAATGCCGTCCGCTCTGCTGTAGACGCCTGGATGACCAAAAAGCGACCCGGTCCAAAGCCGAACCAGGACATGCCCGACATCGTTGACCTGCTGCTCGCCACGGGCTGCCGGATCGGAGAAGTGCTCGCGATCCGATGGACAGACATCGACTTGAGTGCGACCCCGCCGACGGTGTCAATCAGTGGCACGATCAAGACGGAGACGGGAAAGGGCACGTACCGGAAGCCCAAGCCGAAGTCGGACGCTTCAAAACGCACCATCGCGCTGCCGCCGTTTGCTGTCGATGTTCTGATGAGGCGGCGTATCGAGCAACGACCAAATCACTACAACGCGGTCTTCGCCACCCGTAACGGCACCTGGCACCAGGTCGGCAACATCGAGCGGCGGTGGCGCACGATCCGAGCAGACACAGGCTTCGACTGGGTGACGCCACACACGTTCCGCAAGACCGTCGCGACCTTGATCGACCGCCTGGTCGACTCGGACACCGCAGCCCGCGTCCTGGGCCACTCCTCAGATGCGATCACCAAAGAGTTCTACATCGAGAAGGACAGGACCACACCTGACGTGACGCACATCCTTCAGTCCTTCGCCGGCAAGGCCACGACGACCCCATCAGACGACTGA
- a CDS encoding PDZ domain-containing protein gives MSQRLIAALLAVPLVLGLFVAAWFTSLPYATYQPGPTVDVLDQPDGSETIQVRGIKTYRDTGELRLTTVSVSPVGRRLSLPELMWAWFDGDEAVLPYDYVHPDDVTAEEDERQGAVSMVTSQDVAIANALRELDYDVEPALQVAYVVPDSPADGELEVRDVVLRVDGAKVDSGDMLVEAIRDTPAGGSVTLTVERDGRKQDVELTPEKDPDDGVQRVGFTPGQGFRYPFQVSVNIDPNIGGPSAGLMFALGIYDTLTEGSLTGGGTVAGTGTLDLEGAVGPIGGIQQKIAGAERDGAELFLVPPDDCDEALGVDDGSPRLVRADTFESALEAVQAWAADPETDLPSCEES, from the coding sequence ATGAGCCAGCGCCTGATCGCCGCCCTGCTGGCGGTACCGTTGGTCCTCGGGCTCTTCGTGGCCGCGTGGTTCACCTCGCTGCCCTACGCGACCTACCAGCCCGGCCCGACCGTGGACGTGCTCGACCAGCCCGACGGCTCCGAGACGATCCAGGTCCGCGGGATCAAGACCTACCGCGACACCGGCGAGCTGCGCCTGACCACGGTCAGCGTCAGCCCGGTGGGTCGCAGGCTGTCGCTGCCCGAGCTGATGTGGGCCTGGTTCGACGGCGACGAGGCCGTGCTGCCCTACGACTACGTGCACCCCGACGACGTCACGGCCGAGGAGGACGAGCGCCAGGGCGCCGTCTCGATGGTGACCTCGCAGGACGTCGCGATCGCCAATGCGCTGCGCGAGCTCGACTACGACGTCGAGCCGGCGCTGCAGGTGGCCTACGTGGTGCCGGACAGCCCGGCCGACGGCGAGCTCGAGGTGCGCGACGTCGTGCTGCGCGTCGACGGGGCGAAGGTCGACTCCGGCGACATGCTGGTCGAGGCGATCAGGGACACCCCCGCCGGCGGGTCGGTGACGCTGACGGTCGAGCGGGACGGCAGGAAGCAGGACGTCGAGCTGACGCCGGAGAAGGACCCCGACGACGGCGTGCAGCGCGTCGGGTTCACACCCGGACAGGGTTTCCGCTACCCGTTCCAGGTCTCGGTCAACATCGACCCCAACATCGGGGGGCCCAGCGCCGGACTGATGTTCGCGCTCGGCATCTACGACACGCTGACCGAGGGGTCGCTGACCGGTGGCGGCACGGTCGCCGGCACCGGCACGCTGGACCTCGAGGGTGCGGTCGGGCCGATCGGCGGCATCCAGCAGAAGATCGCCGGGGCCGAGCGCGACGGCGCCGAGCTGTTCCTGGTGCCCCCCGACGACTGCGACGAGGCCCTCGGCGTCGACGACGGCAGCCCCCGCCTCGTGCGCGCCGACACGTTCGAGAGCGCCCTGGAGGCGGTCCAGGCCTGGGCCGCCGACCCCGAGACCGACCTGCCCAGCTGTGAGGAGTCATGA